A portion of the Cryptomeria japonica chromosome 5, Sugi_1.0, whole genome shotgun sequence genome contains these proteins:
- the LOC131067621 gene encoding myb-related protein 308 yields the protein MGRSPCCEKTHTNKGAWTKEEDDKLIAYIQAHGEGCWRSLPKAAGLLRCGKSCRLRWINYLRPDLKRGNFSEEEDELIIKLQLLLGNKWSLIAGRLPGRTDNEIKNYWNTHIKRKLLSRGIDPQSRRPIQPFHNDGSSSSRDSRSPNQEILMADFFQTELSTVTSTLDRAASDGTSGSEEKPDVNLDLSISLPSFSPPCNIREAVDSKEMSSSKSWNMDFQMDSKEMNSSKSWNIDFQMNYSRYDEESASRLGLGL from the exons ATGGGAAGATCTCCCTGCTGTGAAAAAACTCATACAAATAAAGGAGCATGGaccaaagaagaagatgacaagcTTATTGCCTACATTCAAGCCCATGGTGAAGGCTGCTGGAGGTCCCTCCCCAAGGCAGCAG GGCTTCTGAGATGTGGGAAGAGCTGCAGGCTAAGGTGGATAAACTATTTGAGGCCTGATCTCAAGCGGGGGAACTtctctgaagaagaagatgaactcaTCATCAAGCTCCAACTCCTCCTGGGAAACAA ATGGTCTCTGATTGCAGGGAGATTGCCTGGGCGGACAGACAATGAAATAAAGAATTACTGGAACACCCACATCAAGAGAAAATTGCTGAGCCGGGGAATCGACCCACAGTCACGCCGTCCTATTCAGCCCTTCCATAACGATGGCAGCAGCAGTAGCAGAGACAGCAGGTCTCCCAATCAAGAAATTTTAATGGCGGATTTCTTTCAGACTGAGCTTTCAACTGTGACAAGCACTTTGGATCGTGCTGCTTCAGATGGTACCAGTGGAAGCGAAGAGAAGCCTGATGTGAATCTGGATTTGTCTATCAGTTTGCCTTCTTTTTCCCCTCCTTGTAATATTAGAGAAGCTGTGGATTCCAAGGAGATGTCTAGCAGTAAATCATGGAATATGGATTTCCAAATGGATTCCAAGGAGATGAATAGCAGCAAATCATGGAATATCGATTTCCAAATGAATTACAGCAGATATGATGAAGAAAGTGCCAGTAGGCTAGGATTAGGGTTATGA